The sequence TCTATCTGGCAAGCCGCCACTTTGTATTCGGGGATCTTGGCGATGGGATCGAAGGCGTCGTTGGTCAGCAGGTTGGCCGCGGCTTCGGCGAAATGGAAAGTGATGAAAACCGAACCCGTGTCGACGCGCCCGCTCTCCCGCGCCTCGGTAACGATCGAGCCGCGCCGCGACGACACCTTGACCTGCTCCCTGTCAACGATGCCCAGCCGTTTCATGTCAGCGGCATGCATCTCCATGAACGGCCCGGGCACGTATTGCGGCAGGGCCACGGTGCGCCGGCTCATGCTCCCGGTGTGGTAGTGGTAGAGCAGGCGCCCGGTGGAAAGCAGGAACGGGTATTTCTCGTCGGGCCACTCGGCCGGCGGGATGTAGTCGATGGCGAAGAACTTGCCCAGGCCGCGGGTGAACTTGTCGCGGTGCAGGAACTTCGTCCCCGGGTGCTCGGGATTGGGGCAGGGCCATTGCAGCTGCTCGCCGTTCCTGAGGCGGGCGAAGGTAATGCCGGCATATTGCGGCACCATCCTGTTGACCTCGTCGATAATATCCTTGATGGACGCGTATTCCATCTTGTAGCCCATGCGCGTGCTCACGTCGCGGATGATCTCCCAGTCGATGCGCGCCTCGCCAGGAGCCGGGATGGCCTTTTCCACCCAGAGGACGCGGCGTTCGGTGTTGGTGAAGGTTCCCTGCTTTTCGGCGAACGAGGCCACCGGCAGCATTACATCGGCCAGCGCCGCGGTCTCGGTCAGGAAGATGTCCTGCACCACCAGAAAATCGAGCTTCTCCAGCGCCTGTTTGACGTGGCCAAGGTCGGGATCGGAGACCATCGGGTTCTCGCCCATGATGTAGAGCCCCTTGATCTTGCCCGCGGCCGCCTGGTGCATGATCTCGACCACGGTCAGGCCGACCTTGTCGTCCAGCTTGACGTTCCAGGCCTTCTCGAACTTTTCGCGTACGGCGGCGTCGGTCACGGCCTGGTAACCGGGAAAGACATTGGGCAGGGCGCCCATGTCGCAGGACCCTTGCACATTGTTCTGTCCGCGCAGCGGGTTCACGCCCGCCGAGTCCTTGCCCAGGTTGCCGGTGAGCATGGAAAGGTTGGCCAGCGACATGACGTTGTCGGTGCCGGTGGTGTGCTGGGTGATGCCCATGGAGTAAACGATCGAGGCCTTTTCCGCTTTGGCGTACATGCGGGCCGCCGCGCGCAGCTTCTCGGCCGGGATGCCGCTGATCGTGACGGTCTTCTCCGGACTGAAGTCCTCGACCCGCTGCTTCAGCGAATCGAAATCCTCGGTGCGCGTCTTGACGAACTCCTCGGCGAGGAGCTTCTCGGCGATGATGACGTTCATCATCGAGTTGATCCAGGCGACGTCGCTGCCGTTCTTCTGGCGCAGCCACAAGCCGCCGTACTTCTCGGCATAATTCACCAGGTCGATCCGGCGCGGGTCGATGACGATGAGCTTGGCGCCGTGGAAAAGAACGGCGCGCTTGATGCGCGTGGCGATGACCGGATGGGTCTCGGTGGTGTTGGAGCCGGTGACCAGGATGACCTCGGCATTCTCCAGCTCTTCGATGGAGTTGGTCATGGCGCCCGAGCCGAATGAGCGGGCCAGGCCGGCCACGGTCGAGGCATGGCAAAGCCGCGCGCAATGGTCGACGTTGTTCGAGCCGAAGGCGGTGCGCACGAACTTCTGGAAGACGAAGTTCTCCTCGTTGGTGCACTTGGCCGAGGAGAGGCCGGCCAGGGCGGCGGGACCGTGCTCCTTCTTGATGGCGCAGAGCTTCTCGGCCACCAGGTCGAGGGCTTCGTCCCACGAGCTTTCGACCAGCTTGCCTTCCTTGCGGATAAGAGGCTTGGTCAAACGGTCGGGGCGGCCCACGAAGTCAAGGCCGAAACGCCCCTTGACGCAAGTTGCGCCCCAGTTGGGGACCGAATCGGCCCCCTTGACCTTGGCTATCTTGTCGTTTTTGATCCAGAGCTCGAGCTGGCAGCCGACGCCGCAGTACGGGCAGGTGGTGACCACTTTCCTCTGGACATCCTTCTTCTTCAGCTTGTCGCCGTAGACCGATTTTTCCATCAGGGCGCCGACCGGGCAGGCCTGGACGCACTCGCCGCAGCCGTCGCACTCCGAGCCCGACCACTGGCCGGTGCCGGCCACGACGTGGCTGTGGATGCCGCGCTGGGCCATGCTCAGGACCCCCTTGCCCTGGATCTCGAAGCAGGCCTTGACGCAGCGCTCGCACTTGATGCACTTCGAGGAATCATAGAATAGGACCGGCGCCGTGCTGTCCGGGGCCTGGGGGATCTCCTTCCAGATCGAGGCAAAGGTGCGCTTGGGCGTGTCCAGGCCGTAGCGGAAGGCCAGGTCCTGGATCTGGCAATCGCCGTCGCGCTCGCAGGTGATGCAGTCGTCGTTGTGCTCGGAGAGCATCACGTCGGCCAGCATCTTGCGCGTCTCTTCGAGCTGGGCGTCGAAGGCGGTGACCTTCATCCCCGCTTCGACCTTGACCAGGCAGGCGGGGACCATGCCCGGCCGGCCTTCGACCTTGACCACGCACAGCCGGCAGTCGCCGGTGGGCGTTATCTTCTCGTAGAAGCACAAGCCCGGGATGTCGAAGCCGTTGTCGCGGGCCACCTTGAGCAGGTTGTCGCCTTTCTCCGCCTGGAGCTCCTTTCCGTCGATGATCAATGTGATGCGTTCAGACATGGCCTCCCCCTAAAACACGTTATCCATTTTTTTCCCCCGAATGTCAATAAACGGCGGGGCCATTTTTTACCCGCTCACCCTGGAATAGCCCTTGCTCCTCACGATGCGCTTGCCCGCCGTTCCGGCGATTGTCGCCATGCAGGCGGCGCATTTCCCGTATTCTTCGGACAGGCATATTTTATTGTCGTACAGTTTGTAGCTTTCCCGGTACTTGGCCGGCGTGAAGTTCGGCATGATGACGTTGGCGCCGACCGTCAGCGCCTGCTGCCTTCCGGTCGGATCGATGGTGCCCATGGCCGTGGTGGCCGGAAGGTTCGACTTGGGCAGGAGCAGCCGGATGAGGGCCAGCGTCTTCAAGGTCGGGAAAATATCGCTGTTCGTGCACCCGCGCAGCGGCGTGTCCTGATGGGGAAGGAACGGGCCGATGCCGACCATCGCCGGATTCAACTCCTTGAAGAACAGCAGGTCGCGGGCGATCGACGCGAGCGACTGTCCCGGGAGGCCGACCATGATGCCGGTGCCGACCTCGAACCCCAGTTCTTTGAGGTTGAACAGGCACTGCGTGCGGTAGTCGAGATCGTCGTCCGGGTGCAGCCTCTTGTACAGGGCCGGGTCGGTGGTCTCTATCCTGTGCAGGTACCTGTCGGCGCCGGCCCGAAACAAATCCCGGTAAACCCCGCGGTCCCGTTCGCCCACCGAAAGGGTGACGGCCATGTTCATGCCGTTCTTGATCTTCTTGACCGCCTCGATCACCAGCCCGTCGCTTCCCTGGTCCTCGCCCGCTTGCAGCACGACGGTCAGGACCCCCTGCTTTTTCATGTAGGCCGCGGCAGCAAGGATCTCGTCGAGCGAGAGCCGGTAGCGGCCCACAATCCGGTTGGCCTTGTTGATGCCGCAGTAAAAACACCCCTTGCGGCAGTAGTTTGAAAATTCGACGATGCCGCGGATGAAAACCCTGTCGCCGAAATGCCTGCGGCAGACGCGCGCCGATTCGTCAAAGACCGGCCGGAATTCTTCGCGCGTCTGGAGCGAAAGCAAGCGGACAAGCCCATCCGCGCTGATGCGCCCGGCTCGGATATCCTTCAGGATTTCTTTATTGGTCTCCGTCATTTACAAATAAAGATCCTGGGAGCCGGCCTCGATCCTTCCCAGGTTGGCCCTGGTGGTCGTACGGGTCTTCTCGTCGGGGATGTCGGCCAGCATGCCGGCGATCAGCTTCTCGCCGGCGGCGCGG comes from Candidatus Aminicenantes bacterium and encodes:
- the hydE gene encoding [FeFe] hydrogenase H-cluster radical SAM maturase HydE, with the translated sequence MTETNKEILKDIRAGRISADGLVRLLSLQTREEFRPVFDESARVCRRHFGDRVFIRGIVEFSNYCRKGCFYCGINKANRIVGRYRLSLDEILAAAAYMKKQGVLTVVLQAGEDQGSDGLVIEAVKKIKNGMNMAVTLSVGERDRGVYRDLFRAGADRYLHRIETTDPALYKRLHPDDDLDYRTQCLFNLKELGFEVGTGIMVGLPGQSLASIARDLLFFKELNPAMVGIGPFLPHQDTPLRGCTNSDIFPTLKTLALIRLLLPKSNLPATTAMGTIDPTGRQQALTVGANVIMPNFTPAKYRESYKLYDNKICLSEEYGKCAACMATIAGTAGKRIVRSKGYSRVSG
- the fdhF gene encoding formate dehydrogenase subunit alpha — translated: MSERITLIIDGKELQAEKGDNLLKVARDNGFDIPGLCFYEKITPTGDCRLCVVKVEGRPGMVPACLVKVEAGMKVTAFDAQLEETRKMLADVMLSEHNDDCITCERDGDCQIQDLAFRYGLDTPKRTFASIWKEIPQAPDSTAPVLFYDSSKCIKCERCVKACFEIQGKGVLSMAQRGIHSHVVAGTGQWSGSECDGCGECVQACPVGALMEKSVYGDKLKKKDVQRKVVTTCPYCGVGCQLELWIKNDKIAKVKGADSVPNWGATCVKGRFGLDFVGRPDRLTKPLIRKEGKLVESSWDEALDLVAEKLCAIKKEHGPAALAGLSSAKCTNEENFVFQKFVRTAFGSNNVDHCARLCHASTVAGLARSFGSGAMTNSIEELENAEVILVTGSNTTETHPVIATRIKRAVLFHGAKLIVIDPRRIDLVNYAEKYGGLWLRQKNGSDVAWINSMMNVIIAEKLLAEEFVKTRTEDFDSLKQRVEDFSPEKTVTISGIPAEKLRAAARMYAKAEKASIVYSMGITQHTTGTDNVMSLANLSMLTGNLGKDSAGVNPLRGQNNVQGSCDMGALPNVFPGYQAVTDAAVREKFEKAWNVKLDDKVGLTVVEIMHQAAAGKIKGLYIMGENPMVSDPDLGHVKQALEKLDFLVVQDIFLTETAALADVMLPVASFAEKQGTFTNTERRVLWVEKAIPAPGEARIDWEIIRDVSTRMGYKMEYASIKDIIDEVNRMVPQYAGITFARLRNGEQLQWPCPNPEHPGTKFLHRDKFTRGLGKFFAIDYIPPAEWPDEKYPFLLSTGRLLYHYHTGSMSRRTVALPQYVPGPFMEMHAADMKRLGIVDREQVKVSSRRGSIVTEARESGRVDTGSVFITFHFAEAAANLLTNDAFDPIAKIPEYKVAACQIEKISK